GAGATCGCCAGCGGCAGCCGGCCGTGGCCCCAGACCTCGACCGGCACGCCCTCTTCCCGGCCGAGCCGCGCCAGGACCGCGACGGAGTCGAGCGTCAGCTCCGGCGGCAGGCAGACGCGCCGCGCGCCGCGCCGGATCAGCCAGCGCAGCGTGCCCTCGTTATAGACGTTGACCAAGGGCCCGACCCAGAAAGGCTGGCCCACCGGAACATGGATCAGCGCGGACAGGTCGTTCACCTCGACCGGCAGGCCCGCATCCATCAGGTCGGCGGTCAGTTTGCGCTCGCGCTTGAGGGTGATGAGGGCCAGCGATGTCAGCGCCACATCCTTGCCGGCGGCGACAAGCGTTTCGGCCGCGGTTGCGATTTCGCCCTGCCAGAAGGGCAACCGCTTGGAGCAGACGAGTTCGCCCAGCACGACGCGCGATACCGGGGTGGCGGCCAGGTCGCGGTAGAAGCCGCGCACGGCCTCCGCCTCCCAGAAGAAGAAATTCGGGCCAACGGTCAGGTCCACCGGTTCACCTCCAGGTCTTGGCGTAAGCGCCGGTGGTGGCCTTCTGGCCTTCGGCCAGCCGGGCCAGTGTGCTTTCGGGCAGCGGCATGCCTGCCGCCTGTGCTTCCACTGCCGCGCGGAAGGCGCGGACGACCTGGGCGACATAGGCGCGGCTGCGCTGGCGCCCCTCGATCTTCAGGGCGCTGACACCGGCCTTGGCCAGTCGCGGTATCAGATGCGTGGCGTCAAGGCTGACCGGATCCTCGAAGATGTGCCCGGTCTGGTCGCCGGAGGTAAAACAGCCCTTGCAGAGCGTCGGATACGGCGCCGGCGCCTCCTTCGGGGTGCGATGGATGGTGAAGCCGCCCAGTCGTGCGGCCAGGTCCCGACCTTCCTCCGCATAGACGACATGGCTCGCGGGCGAACAGACGCCGTTCATGTTGGGCGACTTGCCCGTGGCGTAGGAGGACAGC
This genomic interval from Defluviimonas sp. SAOS-178_SWC contains the following:
- the ubiV gene encoding ubiquinone anaerobic biosynthesis protein UbiV, which codes for MDLTVGPNFFFWEAEAVRGFYRDLAATPVSRVVLGELVCSKRLPFWQGEIATAAETLVAAGKDVALTSLALITLKRERKLTADLMDAGLPVEVNDLSALIHVPVGQPFWVGPLVNVYNEGTLRWLIRRGARRVCLPPELTLDSVAVLARLGREEGVPVEVWGHGRLPLAISARCYHARLHDRAKDSCQFVCGEDPDGRDVDTLDGQRFLTVNGVQTLSQSTASMALQIEALREAGVASLRLSPQSRDFAAICGAYADRLEGRISGAALEALLRPMVPDGRLSDGFLTGPAGAAWSGDGSGTTAGPARDAAPASAVR